The Lutra lutra chromosome 10, mLutLut1.2, whole genome shotgun sequence genome contains a region encoding:
- the LOC125078795 gene encoding olfactory receptor 5M9-like, which translates to MLNFTDVTEFILLGLTSRQEWQVLFFIIFLMVYVVTIVGNIGMIMLIKVSPQLNSPMYFFLSHLSFVDVWFSSNVTPKMLENLLSETKTISYAGCLVQCFFFIALVHVEVFILAVMAFDRYMAIGKPLLYGSKMSRAVCMRLISFPYIYGFLTSLAATLWTYGMSFCGNIEINHFYCADPPLIKMACAGTFVKEYTMIILAMPNFTDVTEFILLGLTSRQKFQVLFFVVFLVVYMITLLGNIGMIILISISPQLQSPMYFFLSHLSFVDVLFSSNVTPKMLENLLSETKTISNVGCLVQCYFFIALVHVEVYILAVMAFDHYMAICNPLLYGSKMSRTVCVRLISVPYVYGFSVSLICTLWTYGLYFCGNLEINHFYCADPPLIKIACGGVHIKEYTMIVIAGINFTYSLSVVLISYTLIVVTVLRMRSADGRRKAFSTCDSHLTAVTMFYGTLIFMYLRHPTEESVEQGKMVAVFYTTVIPMLNPMIYSLRNKDVKEAVNKAIAKANKGQ; encoded by the exons ATGCTCAATTTCACCGATGTGACAGAGTTTATTCTCTTGGGACTAACCAGTCGTCAGGAATGGCAAGTCCTcttcttcatcatttttcttaTGGTCTATGTTGTCACCATAGTGGGCAATATTGGCATGATCATGTTAATTAAGGTCAGTCCACAGCTTAACAgccccatgtactttttcctcagtCATTTGTCATTTGTGGATGTCTGGTTTTCTTCCAATGTGACCCCCAAAATGTTGGAAAATCTGTTATCAGAAACAAAAACTATTTCTTATGCCGGTTGTTTGGTACAGTGTTTCTTCTTCATTGCCCTCGTCCATGTAGAAGTTTTCATTCTTGCTGTGATGGCCTTTGATAGATACATGGCAATTGGGAAACCTCTGCTGTACGGCAGCAAAATGTCTAGGGCTGTCTGTATGCGACTGATTTCTTTCCCTTACATATATGGCTTTCTGACTAGTCTGGCCGCAACCCTGTGGACATATGGCATGTCCTTTTGTGGGAATATTGAGATCAATCACTTCTACTGTGCGGACCCACCTCTCATCAAAATGGCGTGTGCAGGGACTTTTGTAAAAGAATACACGATGATCATACTT GCAATGCCAAATTTCACAGATGTGACAGAATTTATTCTTCTGGGCTTGACCAGCCGTCAGAAGTTtcaagttctcttttttgtggtaTTCCTTGTCGTTTACATGATCACTCTGTTAGGGAACATTGGCATGATCATTTTGATCAGCATCAGTCCTCAGCTTCAGAGCCCTATGTACTTTTTCTTGAGTCATTTGTCTTTTGTGGATGTGTTGTTCTCTTCCAACGTCACCCCTAAAATGCTGGAAAACTTATTATCAGAGACAAAAACCATTTCCAATGTGGGGTGTTTGGTGCAGTGCTACTTTTTCATTGCCCTTGTGCACGTGGAAGTCTATATCTTGGCAGTGATGGCTTTTGATCACTACATGGCCATCTGCAACCCTTTGCTTTATGGAAGTAAAATGTCCAGGACTGTCTGTGTTCGGCTTATCTCTGTGCCTTATGTCTATGGGTTCTCTGTTAGTTTAATATGTACACTATGGACATATGGCTTATACTTCTGTGGAAACCTTGAAATCAACCACTTCTATTGTGCAGACCCTCCTCTCATCAAGATTGCCTGTGGAGGAGTCCACATCAAAGAATACACAATGATTGTTATTGCTGGAATTAACTTCACGTATTCTCTCTCTGTGGTTCTCATCTCCTACACCCTCATTGTAGTCACTGTGCTACGCATGCGCTCCGCCGATGGCAGGAGGAAAGCATTTTCCACATGTGACTCCCACTTGACAGCTGTTACTATGTTTTATGGGACTCTCATATTCATGTATCTCAGACATCCCACTGAGGAGTCTGTGGAGCAGGGGAAAATGGTGGCCGTGTTTTATACCACAGTGATCCCCATGCTGAATCCCATGATCTACAGTCTGAGGAACAAGGATGTGAAAGAGGCGGTCAACAAAGCAATTGCCAAGGCAAACAAGGGTCAATGa